The following is a genomic window from Chloracidobacterium sp..
GTGTCGCCCAAACGAACTCTCTGTTTTCAGCCGATGCGTGGCACAACGTAACGTTCACTGCCGGCGAGGTTCAGAACCCGAAACGCAACTTGCCGCTTTCACTGCTTTTTGGAACCGGCGGCGTGATCCTGCTTTACCTTTTGGCGAATATCGCCTACTTGGTTACGCTTCGTTTCGATTCGATCCAGGATATTTCCGTCAATCACAGCAGCCGTATCGGCTCGTTCACGGCCGATGTTATCTTTCCCGGATTCGGTGCAGCATTGATGGCTGTCGCGATCATGATCTCGACCTTCGGCTGCAACAACGGCTTGATACTTGCGGGGCCGCGTGCCTATTACGCAATGGCGAAGGACGGCCTTTTCTTTCAGGCGGTCGGGCGGCTGAACAAGTTCCATGTGCCTGCTTGGGGAATTGTCGTCCAAGGCATCTGGTCAGCATTTTACGTTCTGCCGCGTACGATAAAGACCGGAGCCGACGGTACTGTCAGTTACGGCAATCTCTATGGCGACCTGCTGACATACGTTATTTCATCCGCCTTGATCTTTTACATCTTGGCGATCGCGGCCGTTTTTGTGCTTCGCGTGAAACAACCTGATGCCGAACGTCCGTATAAAGCATTTGGATACCCCGTAATACCGGCACTCTATTGTGTCGGAGCGGCCGTCATCCTGGCAATTCTGTTCATTTATCAAACCACGGCGACGTGGCCCGGCCTGCTCATTGTTCTTACAGGCGTGCCGGTTTATTTCATTTGGAGGAGGTCGGCGGCAACTGAGCCGGCGTCCTAGGTCAATAACTTAATTTCGGAGGTTTCGATGTCACTTTTTGCGACCAAACCCATTTCGAGGATCATTGCCGAGGCTGAAGAGACCGGCGAGCACGCCCTTAAAAAGGCGTTAAGCGCGCTCGACCTTACGATGCTCGGTATCGGTGCCATTATCGGAACGGGCATCTTCGTTCTAACAGGCCAAGCGGCAGGTAAGCATGCCGGGCCTGCCGTGGTGATCTCCATGGTGCTGGCAGGCATCGTGAGCGCCTGTGCAGCACTTTGCTATTCAGAATTTGCAGCAACGATACCGATCTCGGGCTCGGCGTATGCGTATGGCTACGGCACTCTCGGCGAATTCGTCGCGTGGATCATAGGCTGGGATCTTATCCTCGAATATGCGTTTGGTGCGGCAACGGTAGCGGTCGGCTGGTCGGGCTATGTTGTCAGCTTTATGCGCGAGAACCTTGGCATACAGTTCCCTCTGGCGCTCAGTGCTCCGCCCGGAGCTATCGTGGACAGTTCCGGAAAAGTGATCGCCCAAGGCATCTTTAACCTGCCCGCCGCATTGATAGCTGTTGCGGTTACGCTGCTGTTGATACGCGGCATTAAAGAATCGGCCAGCTTTAACACGATCATCGTTATAGTCAAAGTGATCGTCGTCATCCTCTTCATTGTCGCCGGTGTCGGTTATGTGATGCCGGACAATATCTTTAATCCGCCGTGTCCTGATAATAACGCAGGCTGTACGCCCTTTATGCCGTTCGGCTTTAGCGGCATTATCACGGGTGCTGCGGTCATTTTCTTTGCCTACATCGGTTTTGATGCGGTCTCGACCGCCGCGCAGGAAGCAAAGAACCCGCAGCGTGATATGCCTCGCGGTATTCTCGGTTCGCTCGCGATCTGTACGGTGCTTTACATCCTCGTCTCGGGCGTTATGGTCGGCCTTGTTGACTATAAAGCTCTTAAGGAAGCGGCTGCGCCGCTCGCGGCTGCCATCGATCATGCACTGAATGCTAATCAAGGTGCGACCGAGGGCGTAATGGGCAAGATACTCGCGATCTTTTCGTCATGGATCATCAAGATCGGAGCTGTACTCGGCCTCAGCTCGACGATGGTCGTTATGACCATGGGACAGCCGCGTGTTTTCTATTCGATGTCCAAGGACGGGCTTCTGCCGCCATGGGCCGCAAAGATCCATCCCAAGTACCAAACGCCGCACATCACAACTATCATCACCGGCACCATCGTTGCGATACTTGCCGGCTTTGTCCCGATCAGCCTGCTCGGCGAACTCGTCAGCATCGGTACGCTGTTCGCATTCGTGATCGTCGGAACGGGCATCATCATCCTGCGTTCGTCGGCTCCGGCGCTCAAGCGGCCGTTCAAGGTTCCGTTCTCGCCGGTCGTGCCGATCATCACGGTCGTATCGGCCGCGTTCCTTATGAACAGCCTGCCGCTCGATACGTGGATCAGGCTTATCGACTGGATGGCGATCGGGCTTGTGATCTACTTCGGTTACAGCTATTCGCACAGCCGACTGGCGACCGAGGGTGCTGACCCCGATCCGCGGCCTGACAACTACAGGCCGCCTGTAGCAGCAATGATCGGTATCATGCTGGTCTTCATACTGACGCTTTGGCAGGTGCTGCAGCCGTCAGCGATGCTTGGCCTGGGGCTGAAGCCTGATGAGAAGGCAACCGACAATATTGCGCTGAATCTTTTCATCCGGCTGTTCGCATGGCTGCTTACGGGCGTACTTGTCTATGTGATGCTTTACGGTAAGAGCGACCGTGGCAGCCTTCGCAAGGCAAGCACGCAAAAGATCGGATTGATTGTCGCCATCCTCAATATCGTGGTTTGGGCAGGCATTACTTTCTGGTTCTTCCAGCATATTCACGGCAACTAGGCCTTTGGACAGACGGATCGGACGGAGGCCGCTCTTTCGAGGCGGCCTCCCTTATTTGAGGCTATTGTAAAGATCGAGCCAGGCTCGGCCGTTCGCATTGATCTCGAAATTGCGTTCTACAAAAGCACGGCATCTGCCGCGGTAAGCGGCATATTCGTCCTCAGGCAGCATTATCAGCCGATCGAGTATTGCGGCAAGCTCAACGGGCGAATTTTCGACCCAATAACCGATCTTTTCGGCGTCCAGTACAGCCCAGGGTGTGCCTTTCGAAGCGACAACTGGCGTATTCTGTGCGAGCGATTCGAGAACCACGACACCGAAATTCTCGCTCTCTGACGGCATAAAGGTCCAAGCTGCACCGGCAAGCAGACGCTGCTTTTCGCCGCCCTCGACCTGGCCGAGGAATTCGACGCGTCCCTCAATACCGAGCTTCGCCGAAAGCTGCCTGAGCTTTTCCTCATACGCCGCATCGCCTTTGCCCGCGACCTTGAGCTTTATCGTGCCGTTGCGGAAGTGTTCGGATCGTGCTGCTGCTTCAATGAGCTTATCCACGCCTTTTTTACGATCAAGCCTGCCGATAAAGAGCAAATAGGGTTCGTCATCCGTTTCGATAAGCGGCGGCATCTCGATCAGGTTCGGTATATGCACCACCGGCACATCAAATGTGAAATATCCCTTGATGTCAGCGACCTCTTTCTCGGCAGTCGCGTGAAAAACGGCATGACGCGCGATGAAATTACGATACATCCAGAGTATGGGCCGCTTGCGGCCCCGCGATCGTGTCAGGCCGTACTGCGAAAGCTCATCCCGCGGCGAGACGACCAGCTTTTTATGTAATATTCGCGCGGCGAGAGCCGACACTACGGCCGCGGGGAAGAAAACGGACGAGACCTGTACCACATCCGCACCTATCACCCCGCGGAGCGATCTCAACATCTGCACGAACGGGAAATAGGTGATCCGTGTACGCACATGCATCACGCAGCCTGCCTCGGTTTCGTTAAAGCGGTTGAGCCGTACTGGTGTATTCACGCCTTGATCGGTCGAGATGACGGTCGGTTCGATACCGTTCCGCTTTAGATATTTTGCGAGCCAATAGACCGAGTTCGCGGGGCCGCCCGCCTGCGAAGGAAAGAATACCTGAAGCGGGAAAAATACTTTCATTTCAGATGCCATTGATCTCGAGCCACTCGGCCAGCACGATCAAGTGCCAAAGCTCCGACCATCGTACACGCCCGTCAACGAACAGCTTCCATTTTGAGCGAAGCAGATCGGCATCGAGAATTTCGCGTCCGGCAAGCTGCTCGATACGCTCCTGACAGAAGGCACGCAACGGGCCGCGCATCCATTTTTCAAATGGAAGTACGAAGCCCATTTTCGGCCGATGCACGATCTCGGCGGGCAGCAGCGTACCGAGTGAATCGACAAGCAGGCCCTTAGGCGTCGAAGACAGTTTCATCGCATCCGGGACGCGGAGAACGTACTCAACAAGCTTGTCATCAAAGAATGGCTCGCGTACCTCGAGCGCCGACGCCATCGCGAATTGGTCGGTGTCGCGCAGCAGCAGATTTTGCGTATAACCGAGCAGCTCGGCAATGGTAAATTGGCTGAGCAGCGGGAAGTGTTCGATATCCTCGAGCCGCTCACGCAGCGTTCGCCCGATAAGCGGTTCGCGTACTGTGTTGCCGAGATACCGCTCAACGGTCCGCCGCGACAGCACCTGCCGTGTCATAGGATATACAGTTGCGATGTCGAATGACCTGACGGCCAACACATCTGACATACGCTGATATTTCGAACTTGCCGAAGCCGACAGCACTGCCGCCGCGGCCTTGCGTACAAAATGCGGCACTTTCGGCGTAATGCCGCTGCGTGTGCGAAGCCACTGCCCGAAATAATGATAGCCCGCAAAAAGCTCATCGCCGCCGACGCCCGATAACGCGACCCGCAGGCCGGCCTCGCGTGCCGCTTTTGAAACAACGTAGGTATTAAGTCCGTCGCCGCTCGGTGCATCGATCGCTTGAAGTGCCGCAGGAAGAGCGTTGAGAAAGTCGTCGGCACGCAGCTTTATACTCTGATGCTTTGTGTTGAAGCGCTTGGCGATAATGTCAGAGTAAGGCGATTCGTCATACTCCTTTTCATCAAACGTTACCGAGAATGTGCTTACCGGCTGTGTCGATACTTCGGACATCAGCGCGACGACCGCACTCGAATCAATACCGCCTGAAAGGAACGCTCCGAGCGGAACATCGCTGATCATTCGCCGCTCAACGGATGCGAGAAGCAGATCGAGAATATGCTTTCGCACCTCTTCGACGCTGATTTCAACCTCGGCCGTTGTTCGCTCGATACGCCAAAACGGCTGCGTCTCGATCTTGCCGGCTTTGACGAAAGCGAATTCGCCTGCGCCGATCTGATGTATGCCGTCGATGATCGTGTCGGGCGAATAGACCGACTGGAACATCACATATTCAGCAAGGGCAGCTCTGCTCAATTCGGCTTTGACGATGCCGGAAGCAAGTATCGCGCGTATCTCCGATGCAAAAACGAAAACGCCGTCAGGCGTCATTGCATAATAGAGCGGCTTTACGCCGAACCGGTCGCGTGCGATGAAGAGGGTCTTTTCGACATTGTCCCATACGGCGAGCGCGAACATACCCTTGAGCATCTGAAGGCACGCCGGCCCGTGTGCAATGTAGGCGGCAAGGACGGCCTCGGTGTCGCTCTCGGTCGTCCACGGATAGCCCTTGAGCTCGGCTTTAAGTTCGCGGTAGTTGTAGATCTCGCCGTTCAGGATGACAGCGTAACGGCCCGAAGCATCGAATAGCGGATGGTTGGCGTTCTCGGAAAGGTCGATGATCGAGAGGCGTCTGTGGCCGAGTGCGATCCGATCGTCCGTAAAGATGCCTTCTGCATCAGGGCCCCGATGCGCGAGGCGGTCCGTCATCGTGCGGATGCGGCGCGAAGCGTCCTCACGATCAGTCAACCCGACAATGCCTGCGATACCGCACATAAACTAAATATGATAACTGATAGCACAAAGGCCGTGCGCATCGGAACGCACGGCCTTTGACCTCAAACTCAATCCGAACTAAAAATTAAGGCCGTTCTGTTCCTCGCCGGGCTGCGGAGCATCTGCCTTCTCAACCACGTTTTGATAGATGGTGATATAGCCGCCGTCGCTCAAGCGTTTCTTGACCGAGGCGATATAGTCGGTGAAGATCGCCATGCGGCGGCTGTCGAGCATTTGCTCGCGAAGCGTGTCACGCTGCTTTGCGAACTCCGCGCTGTCGGCCTCAGTACGGCCGGTAACGCCGACGACATACCAGTTGTCACCGCTCTTGATGGGCGTTTTTGTAACATCGCCCGGCTTCATTGCATAGATCGCATCCTCGAGAGCTTCGCTGGTCGATGCCGATGAGCCTTCGCCAAGCGGCGAGCCGAGCACAAATGCTTTCTGATCCTTGACCTTCATACCCTTTGCACTTGCGGCGGCCGCCAATGCAGTTGCATTCGGAGCTCCGGCGGCTATCGCCTTTGCAATGTTCTCTATCTCGGCCTGAGCTTTTTCGAGTTTTACGACATCCGTGATCTGAGCCTTGACCTCGTCAAAATCGGCGTCACGCGGCTCTTTGCGGTCAGCCAGCATAGGTATCGCGAAGCCATTCTGGATCGGCGTCTTTTCGCCGACATCATTCACAGCCTCGAGCGTGGCAATGCCTTCCTCGAACTGCGGCGAGATGCCGATGCCCGGAATGTCATCGCCCGGCTTCACATACGCAGTTTCCTTTATCATCTCGGCGGGCTTCATATTCGCCTGCGGTGCAAATTCATCAGCTACCTTTTGGATATCCTTAGAGGCCTTAAGGGCATCGTCGGCCTTTTGTGCGAGTTCTGCGGCCGCTGCATACGCACGCCTGTTCCGCAAGCTTACCTCTATCTCTTTTTTCGCTTCCTCAAAGCTCTTCGGCACGGCCTCGCCGCGGCGGAGAATGAAGTAGCGGTTCTGATAAAGGATCGGTTCTGAAACCTCGCCCGGCTTCATTGCGATCAGCCGCTGGTAAGGATCTTCTTTCTTATTCGGATCTTCACGCACGGGACCGCGGAGTTTCCCGCCCAATGGGGCCGATACCCTATCTTCCGACTGGCCCTTTGCCATCTTTGCGAATTCTTCTTCGCTTACGGTGCCGTCGCTGCCCTTTGCCTTCAGCTCTTGGACGAGCTGTGCGGCCTTTGCCTGTACCTGCGTTTCAAGATCAGGGTTGGCGATACGCAGGACGATCTCTTGCCCAAGCACGCCCGCTATCTTCTTATCGGCAGGCAATGCGTCGTATTCCGCACGAAGATCCGCATCTGGTATCTGAAGCTTTTCGCCGAGCTTACTTATATTGATAAAAAGATATTTGATCTTCTTTTGCGGCGTATTTATGTAGTAGCTCGCCTTATTCTTATCAAAATAGGCGTGCAGTTCCTCATCGCTGGGCGTGATGGTCTTGGCAAGGTCGCTTGCATTGAGCGTAACGTACGAGATGTCGAACTTGGTGTTCTTACGCTGATAGTCGCTAAGTACCTCTGCATCCGAGACAGTAACGCCCGATGTGATGTAGGCATCAAGTTTTTTCGAGCTGATGTCGTCGCGCAGACTTTGTTCATAGGCGGCAACGCTGCCGAACTGCTCGCTCACATTCAGTTCATACTTCTCCTGATCGAACACCTTGCCCTCAGCAACGCCGGACTGCTTGCGTATCTCATCCGCAACTTCGCGGTCGCTCGCGGTCAGGCCGAGACGTGCGGCTTCGAGCCGGACGATGCGGCTGCCGATAAGCCCGTCGATGATACTTTTCGACGGGATCGAGCGGCCCTGCATATACTGAGCATAGTTCTGCTTCTGCCGCATCACTTCGCCGAGAGTTATCTTTTCGCCCGACACCTTTGCAATGGTTTCGGTACTTCGCAGCATACTCTCACTCGTTTGATTTCCTCCGGTGCCGCTGCCCCAAAAGATAAGGCTGACGACCATCAAAATGGAAAACAAAAGGAGGACGAAATTGCGTGTCCGCTCCAGACGGTTGAAGAACTTTAACATTTATAGATACCTGCAATGACCAAAAGGGCCGTCATTTGAGACAAATTGCGATTTTAACAAAAGCGCTGTCTATGTCCAATACGCGCAAGGCCCATTACGACGGCAGTTCATCATACGAACCTGCTTGAAGTTCGACAATATTTAGCGGATTATTACAACTATTGAATACGCTGATGAGTGCCAGAAAGATCAATTCCGTCGCGATAGTCGTAAAACCGGACAGCGAAGATGCCCTCGCAACGGCCGATGAGCTTTCGTCGTGGCTCGTGGCGAATTCGCTAACACAGATTGGCACGCCTCAAATAGCGAACGGCGCGGACGCTGCAAGACAGCCTGTCGGCGATGCGGATCTTGTCGTCGTGCTCGGCGGCGACGGTACGATGATCGCTGCGGCACGCCTGATCGGCCGCTCGGACGCCCTAGTGCTCGGCATCAATCACGGCGGCCTCGGATACTTGACCGAGTTTCGGATCGAGGAGATGTTCGCGGCCATCAGCTCGATCGTCGAGGGCGATTATAAGATCGACAGCCGAGTGATGCTCGACGCCGAACTGCGGCGCGGCGGCGAAGTTGTCGGCAGCGGGCGTGTGCTGAATGATGTCGTGATCGACAAAGCCGCGCTTGCACGTATCATCAATATCGAGGTCCGGCTCAACAAGCTCTTTGTGAACCGCTTCCGTGCCGACGGCCTGATCGTAGCAACTCCGACAGGCTCGACGGCATATAATCTCTCGTCGGGCGGGCCGATCATTTACCCCTCGATGAACGCCGTTGTGTTGACGCCGATCTGCCCTTTTACGCTCACGAACCGTCCCATAGTTGTGCCGGATGACGCCGAGATCGAACTCTCGCTCGATACTGAGCATCACGGCGTCGCACTCAATCTCGACGGCCAAGCGGGCTTTCCGATGCTTGGAGGCGACCGCGTCATCATTCGCAAGAGCGAGACGGCACTCAACCTTGTGCAGCCGACAAACCGCAATTACTTCGACGTCCTGCGCGATAAACTTAAGTGGGGCAGATAGGGAGCGCCAGCTCAGCCGAATAGTTGCGGCTGCACGTCCGTGCTCTCGAAATAGCCTTCCGGCCACCACTGGTACGTCTCCAACTCGCACCTTCCGGCGGCATTGAAAACGACGCCTTCTGCTTCGAGCATTTCCTGCTGCAAATTTACCGGAATTGTGAGTTTGCCGGTCGAGCATTTCCCCTGCGAGTTTATGACACGCTGCCACGGCACATCTTCGCCGGAGCCGTGCATTACAAAACCGACGGTGCGCGGCGTATAGCCTTCGCCGAGGATCAATGCGATCTGACCGTAGGTCATTACCCTGCCTGACGGTATCGCGCGTACAAGCTCATATACGCGTTCGCGGTAATTTGAACTGTCAACTAAACTCACTTTTCCTCAGACACTCTCAAATTGGCCGGTTCGCACGCCGTCCACCCTATTGTCGGCGAATGTACCGGCATTTGTGCGGCAGAAAAGCGCATCCCGAAATGAAGCATTTCTTACCGCTCGATCAGGAACGTCCTTGCCGGCGAGCCGTCGCCGGTCGCTCCGTCGTACTTTAGCGGCGCGCAGATCAGTTCGTAGTCGCCCGGCGTGATACCACGCAGGTCAAGGCCTTCGACTATTACGATCTCATTCGAAAGCAGCGTTACGTGAACAGGATGACCGGGCGAGCCGCTCTTCTCGATCGAAAGATAATCAATTCCGATCAGCACGACGCCGCTTCTGACGAGATGGTCGGCGGCCGCAGGCGTCAGATATGCAAAATCGCTGCGAAAGCCATCCTCGGGCGTTGCCCAGAATTCGGAGTTCTTTGTTTTCAGCAGAACACGTTCAACACCGCTTAAATCGCCGAAATGTTCCGGCTCAACGGCGGTTACATCTTCCGGGACCGAAATAACACGGCACGGGCCGATAAGCTTGTGCGGATCGAGCTCGTGCACACGCTTTTTGCCCGGAATAAAGTGGTTGGGAGCATCGACGTGCGTCGCAGTGTGGACGCCGAAGCCGATCTGCGAGACGTTTGCCGAGTCGCCGCGTTCGATGGCCTTGAATGAGGTCATTTCGACGCCGGGATCACCTTTATAAATTGGTGTTTTCGCCGAGATCGTTACAGTGACGTCATGAATCCGTGTCATTTAACTTCCTCAAAAATACTCTCTAACCTTTTCATGCGGAATACGCTGTTCGGCCCGATGCGTGGCCACTTGTTGTTCTTTCCCGCGACAACCTTCTGACGATAGTAAACGGGTGTCTTGCCCGGCTGAGCGGTGAGTATCCAAGCCGTCGACATCTCCGAATCAACGAGCTTTGCCGCTTGATACCAGCCGATCTCGACAGGCTTGCCGTTCTTGAACTCAATGATGGAAACACCGATGCCGCCTTGGCCTTGGTGCATTGCGCCGCCGAACTCAAGCGTGATCTCATCCAGCCCGTTGCGGTTGACATCGGCAACCTTTCCGATGCCGAATGACCAACCCGAATCCTGCACGAAGTTCGCGACGACCTTCGAATTTTCGATGACAGCAAGCCCGACCCAGCCGAGGCCGTTACCCGTTTGGCACATTTGATAAAAGATCGCCGTTTGATGAGAATTCCGACGCGTGAACGAACCCTTAACTTCGCCCGTGAACTCCGGCGAGTCGGGGCACCCTTCAGAAACAAGCTTTTTCCGCACCGGCGGAAGCACCCGCGATTCATAAACTTTCGCGGTCGCCTTTGACGGCTCGACAGATTCAGGGCCTTGAACCGTGGGATCATGCACCATTATCCTTTGCCCGAACGCCGTGCCGGTACCCAAAATGAACGCTAATGTTGAAATGATCAAAAAATTGCCTTTCATCGCGTTTAGATTATAACAACAAATACGCATTGACTATCCGCTAAAGGCACATAGAAAGAAGAATTGCGTCCACCGTCCGTTTTCGGTATCTGCACCTTTGCAGAAAACAAGAGCCTTTCATCAGGCCCGCTCGTTGAGGTCTCGCAGGTTAGCGACGATAATGTACGTATGCTACTTTCCGGCATACGGCTGGCGGCTTCGAGCTATTCGAACACAGCACCGCTTATTTGGAGTTTCCTTTACGGGTCGCAGCGTGGCCGCGCCGAGATGATACTCGATAATGCACCGGCACGCTCAGCACAATTATTGGCCGAAGGCCGCGTCGATGCGGCATTGGTGCCCGTTTTTGCGTACCAATCGATCGACAATGTAAGGCTCATACCTGATGTGTGCGTCGGTACGCGGCACCTTGTTCAAAGCGTCTGCCTCGTTACAAAAGGCTGTGATCTAGCAGATGCTGCGACAGTCGCGCTCGACACTTCGTCGCGTACCTCGGCGGCGCTGACCAAGATCATCTTTCGCGAATTCATAAACCGCGAGCCGAAATTCACTGAGGCGGCTCCCGACATTGCCTCAATGTTGGAGAAGGCAGATGCCGCCCTTCTTATCGGCGACCCTGCACTGCGTCTTGATACGTCTATCTATCGAAAGTTCGATCTTGCCGGCCTTTGGCACGAGTACACGGGGCTCGGCTTCGTTTTCGCTATGTGGATGACGCGAAAGGACCCGATGCCGATCGACCTTGCGGCCGCACGCAACGAAGGTGTCGCGCACATCGCAGAGATAGCCGCAAATTACATCTCCGACACGCGGCTCAGCCTTGCCGAAATGAAAGAATATCTCGGCTCGAAGATCAGTTATTCGATGGATGAAACAATGCGCGCCGGCCTGCGGCTCTATTTCGAATTAGCCGCAAAACATCACCTCATCGAGCGGAACCGCAAGCTCGAATTCATCTGAAACGCGTGTTCTGCCACGCTGCCGCACGCAATTCGGCGTGTAGGATCTTATCAACGATTTTGCCGTGCTCTTTCAAATGCTCGACGATGATGAGCGCGTGGCGGATCCGCATATCGATGTCCTTGACCGTGCCGAGATGATGCAGGAGCGAACGCTGTTTTCCCGGCGTGAGCGCGTGAAAAAGCTTGTCGCCCTGCGGGTCTTGATCGAGCACCTCGCGAAATTCCTCCGGCATCGGCAGGCCGTACTTGCTCTCGTCCTTTTCGATGAGTACGCTGACGATGTCGCCGGCGGCTATACCGACCGCATCACGCTTTTGCTGATTGATGATGATGTAGAAATCACCATGCGCCGGCATCAACGCACACTGAAAAGGTTCGCCGCCGTCGAGCGTACATACGATACGCTTGTAAATGCCCTCGAAACCGAACCTATCGACAGTCTTTTTGTCGATCACGAGCGAATGCCAGCCGGAATCTTCCCATTTCATCAGCTTGGTCTTTAATTTTAGGCTCTTTACCGGCTTCGCCATCGCTCTACGAATTGTAAATTGATAATTGCAGAACTGTAAATTGGTTTGCTTTTATAACGCCGGATATTTAGCCGATTTGCGGCAGATCTGAATTGCGAATGTGCGGTTATGCGTTAAAATCACTTTAGTGAAGATGGATATTCAGCCGATATTGGACAGAGTTCTGGCGGGCGAACGGCTTTCGACCGAGGATGCAGCGCACCTTCTTGGTTCAAAGGATATTGTACGCATAGGCCTCGCCGCCGATGAGATACGGCGCCGAAAGAACGGCTCGGATGTCGTTACATACATCATCGACCGCAACATCAACTATACGAACGTCTGCAACGTCGTATGCACGTTCTGCGCTTTCTACCGGCGGCCGGGCAAGCCGGAAACCTACGTCCATTCTATCGAAGAGATCGAAAAACGCATCGACGAGACGATCGAACTCGGCGGCACAGGCGTGCTGATGCAGGGCGGGCTGCATCCTGATTTCAACATCGAGTGGTACGAGGAGCTTTTATCCACGCTCCACGCAAAATATCCCGACTTTCAGCTGCATTGCTTCTCGCCGCCCGAGATACACAACATCTCGCTAATCTCAAAGCTCGATTACGAGACGATCCTTCGTCGGCTGCGTGCCGCGGGACTCAATTCGATGCCCGGCGGCGGCGCCGAGATACTCGATGACGAGGTTCGCAAACGCGTCTCGACAAAGTGCACCACGCAGCAGTGGCTCGATGTGATGCGTGCCGTTCATAAGGTCGGGATGATCTCGACGGCGACAATGATGTTCGGCATCGGCGATGGGATCGAGCATCGCGTGCGGCACCTCGACCGTGTGCGTGAGGTTCAGGACGAGGCCCTTGCACGCATCGCCGAAACGGGCGACGGCGGCAAGTTTACGGCATTCATTCCGTGGACATTCCAACGCGAGAATACGGCCTTGGGACGCAAGATCACAGAGGAGCTGACCGGCATCGACTATCTGACGATGCTTGCCGTCTCGCGGCTCTTTCTCGACAACATTCAGCACATTCAGGCATCCTGGCTCACACAGGGGATAAAGCTCGGCCAGGCCGCGCTGCGCTTCGGCGCCGATGATATGGGCTCGATAATGATCGAGGAGAACGTCGTCTCCGCCGCCGGCGCACACAACGACGCCAACGAACGCGACCTGCGCTACCAGATCCGCGAGGCGGGGTACACGCCCCAACAGCGTGACATTCTCTACAACTACGTCAATCGCT
Proteins encoded in this region:
- a CDS encoding amino acid permease; the protein is MTTESAAEEQTREGFIRGLGLLDSTMIVAGSMIGSGIFIVSADIARQVGSPGWLLVVWIITGMLTVGAALSYGELAAMMPKAGGMYVYLKEAYAPFWGFLYGWTHFLVIGTATIAAVAVAFARFSGILFPSISETSYLIAPVRIGSSSYALSLSTAQLVGVLMIALLTWLNTRGLKLGKIVQNIFTFAKTGSLIALIVLGIIVGLFWYPDIAAANFSDLWTVRGSLSNVDEGSLTAVSAFGLFVAICVAQTNSLFSADAWHNVTFTAGEVQNPKRNLPLSLLFGTGGVILLYLLANIAYLVTLRFDSIQDISVNHSSRIGSFTADVIFPGFGAALMAVAIMISTFGCNNGLILAGPRAYYAMAKDGLFFQAVGRLNKFHVPAWGIVVQGIWSAFYVLPRTIKTGADGTVSYGNLYGDLLTYVISSALIFYILAIAAVFVLRVKQPDAERPYKAFGYPVIPALYCVGAAVILAILFIYQTTATWPGLLIVLTGVPVYFIWRRSAATEPAS
- a CDS encoding amino acid permease — protein: MSLFATKPISRIIAEAEETGEHALKKALSALDLTMLGIGAIIGTGIFVLTGQAAGKHAGPAVVISMVLAGIVSACAALCYSEFAATIPISGSAYAYGYGTLGEFVAWIIGWDLILEYAFGAATVAVGWSGYVVSFMRENLGIQFPLALSAPPGAIVDSSGKVIAQGIFNLPAALIAVAVTLLLIRGIKESASFNTIIVIVKVIVVILFIVAGVGYVMPDNIFNPPCPDNNAGCTPFMPFGFSGIITGAAVIFFAYIGFDAVSTAAQEAKNPQRDMPRGILGSLAICTVLYILVSGVMVGLVDYKALKEAAAPLAAAIDHALNANQGATEGVMGKILAIFSSWIIKIGAVLGLSSTMVVMTMGQPRVFYSMSKDGLLPPWAAKIHPKYQTPHITTIITGTIVAILAGFVPISLLGELVSIGTLFAFVIVGTGIIILRSSAPALKRPFKVPFSPVVPIITVVSAAFLMNSLPLDTWIRLIDWMAIGLVIYFGYSYSHSRLATEGADPDPRPDNYRPPVAAMIGIMLVFILTLWQVLQPSAMLGLGLKPDEKATDNIALNLFIRLFAWLLTGVLVYVMLYGKSDRGSLRKASTQKIGLIVAILNIVVWAGITFWFFQHIHGN
- a CDS encoding glycosyltransferase, which gives rise to MKVFFPLQVFFPSQAGGPANSVYWLAKYLKRNGIEPTVISTDQGVNTPVRLNRFNETEAGCVMHVRTRITYFPFVQMLRSLRGVIGADVVQVSSVFFPAAVVSALAARILHKKLVVSPRDELSQYGLTRSRGRKRPILWMYRNFIARHAVFHATAEKEVADIKGYFTFDVPVVHIPNLIEMPPLIETDDEPYLLFIGRLDRKKGVDKLIEAAARSEHFRNGTIKLKVAGKGDAAYEEKLRQLSAKLGIEGRVEFLGQVEGGEKQRLLAGAAWTFMPSESENFGVVVLESLAQNTPVVASKGTPWAVLDAEKIGYWVENSPVELAAILDRLIMLPEDEYAAYRGRCRAFVERNFEINANGRAWLDLYNSLK
- the asnB gene encoding asparagine synthase (glutamine-hydrolyzing), encoding MCGIAGIVGLTDREDASRRIRTMTDRLAHRGPDAEGIFTDDRIALGHRRLSIIDLSENANHPLFDASGRYAVILNGEIYNYRELKAELKGYPWTTESDTEAVLAAYIAHGPACLQMLKGMFALAVWDNVEKTLFIARDRFGVKPLYYAMTPDGVFVFASEIRAILASGIVKAELSRAALAEYVMFQSVYSPDTIIDGIHQIGAGEFAFVKAGKIETQPFWRIERTTAEVEISVEEVRKHILDLLLASVERRMISDVPLGAFLSGGIDSSAVVALMSEVSTQPVSTFSVTFDEKEYDESPYSDIIAKRFNTKHQSIKLRADDFLNALPAALQAIDAPSGDGLNTYVVSKAAREAGLRVALSGVGGDELFAGYHYFGQWLRTRSGITPKVPHFVRKAAAAVLSASASSKYQRMSDVLAVRSFDIATVYPMTRQVLSRRTVERYLGNTVREPLIGRTLRERLEDIEHFPLLSQFTIAELLGYTQNLLLRDTDQFAMASALEVREPFFDDKLVEYVLRVPDAMKLSSTPKGLLVDSLGTLLPAEIVHRPKMGFVLPFEKWMRGPLRAFCQERIEQLAGREILDADLLRSKWKLFVDGRVRWSELWHLIVLAEWLEINGI